In one Chryseobacterium camelliae genomic region, the following are encoded:
- a CDS encoding efflux transporter outer membrane subunit codes for MKRIINIIIAFGLALGSVSCVSKMAFKEPELELPETFSYTATADTASVASLEWKEFFSDPMLQSLIEKGIKNNYDLQIALKQVASSQEKLKQAKYLQYPDVGFGVSAQISKPSKNSMNGQSLNLFLGQSHVEDYNAAFNLSWEADIWGKIKNQQEVSRMQYLQTYEATKAIQTQVVAAIAQGYYNLLMLDKQLQIAKSNLELSTNTLSITEKMWKSGDTTSLGVQQATAQKQSTELLITQLEQNIAIQENALSILIGENPNKITRTIEMSDTSLPQNISAGLPAAMVSRRPDVRQQELVLLESNSMVGIAQANMYPSLKITANGGVNSFKFDNWFQIPASLFGSVLGGITQPIFQKRQLKTDLNVAKIQREKNVLAFRQSVLNAVGEVSDALVSNESLKVQEQKATEQVATLKDGIKSAEMLYKGGMANYLEVITAQGNSLQAELNLASVKRQRLSSIVDLYRALGGGWK; via the coding sequence ATGAAAAGAATAATTAATATCATCATCGCTTTTGGACTGGCTTTAGGTTCGGTCTCCTGTGTGTCAAAAATGGCATTTAAGGAGCCTGAGCTTGAGCTTCCGGAAACGTTCAGCTATACTGCAACTGCTGATACAGCAAGCGTTGCCAGCTTAGAATGGAAAGAATTTTTCAGTGACCCAATGCTGCAAAGCCTGATTGAAAAAGGAATTAAAAACAACTACGATTTACAGATTGCTTTAAAACAGGTTGCTTCATCACAGGAAAAATTAAAACAGGCAAAATATCTTCAATATCCAGATGTTGGTTTCGGAGTTTCAGCACAAATTTCAAAACCTTCAAAAAACAGCATGAACGGACAGAGCTTAAATTTATTTTTAGGTCAAAGCCATGTTGAAGATTATAACGCAGCGTTCAACCTTTCCTGGGAAGCTGATATCTGGGGAAAAATCAAAAATCAGCAGGAAGTTTCAAGAATGCAGTACCTGCAGACTTACGAAGCTACAAAAGCCATTCAGACACAGGTTGTTGCAGCGATTGCTCAGGGATATTACAATTTATTGATGCTTGACAAACAATTACAGATTGCAAAATCAAACTTAGAATTAAGCACCAATACCCTTTCCATCACAGAAAAAATGTGGAAAAGCGGCGATACAACTTCATTGGGAGTTCAACAGGCAACAGCGCAAAAACAATCAACCGAGCTTTTGATTACTCAGTTGGAACAAAATATTGCCATTCAGGAAAACGCATTAAGTATTTTGATTGGTGAAAATCCAAACAAAATTACCAGAACAATCGAAATGTCGGATACCTCTTTACCTCAGAACATTTCTGCGGGACTTCCTGCAGCAATGGTGAGTCGTCGTCCGGATGTTCGTCAGCAGGAACTGGTATTGCTGGAATCCAATTCAATGGTGGGAATTGCTCAGGCAAATATGTATCCTTCATTAAAAATTACAGCAAACGGAGGAGTGAACTCATTTAAATTCGACAACTGGTTTCAGATTCCCGCTTCATTGTTCGGTTCTGTTTTAGGGGGAATTACTCAGCCTATTTTCCAGAAAAGACAATTGAAAACAGATCTGAATGTTGCTAAAATTCAGAGAGAGAAAAACGTATTGGCATTCCGTCAATCTGTTTTAAATGCAGTGGGTGAAGTTTCTGATGCTCTGGTTTCTAACGAAAGCCTAAAAGTTCAGGAACAAAAAGCTACTGAACAGGTAGCTACTTTAAAAGATGGAATTAAAAGTGCCGAGATGCTTTACAAAGGTGGAATGGCAAATTATTTAGAAGTAATAACGGCTCAGGGAAATTCTCTGCAGGCAGAGCTGAATCTTGCGTCCGTAAAAAGACAGAGATTAAGCAGCATTGTAGATTTGTACCGGGCGTTAGGAGGCGGTTGGAAGTAG
- the miaA gene encoding tRNA (adenosine(37)-N6)-dimethylallyltransferase MiaA, whose product MKKKNLISVVGPTGIGKTRLAIDLAQHFKTEIISCDSRQFFKGMEIGTAAPSAEELAEAPHHFIGNLSIQEYYSIGQYEEDALKKLNELFENHDTVILVGGSMMYEKAVIEGLNDLPEAHEENQKKLHEIFETEGIEKLQEILKELDPEYFAVVDFHNHRRLLRAIDVIWQTNKKYSEQIAISQDSRDFKTIRIGIEAPREELYDRINRRVDMMMEKGLLEEAKSLEEFKDLTALKTVGYSELFKYFDGEWDLDFAVSEIKKNSRRYAKRQLTWYRKADDIHYLPLGYSQEDFDGLIRYINEQTLK is encoded by the coding sequence GTGAAAAAGAAAAATTTGATTTCTGTAGTAGGACCCACCGGAATTGGTAAAACGAGACTGGCAATTGATTTGGCTCAACATTTCAAAACAGAGATTATTTCCTGTGATTCCCGGCAGTTTTTTAAAGGAATGGAAATCGGTACTGCAGCTCCTTCTGCAGAAGAATTGGCGGAAGCTCCTCATCATTTTATCGGAAATCTTTCGATTCAGGAATATTATTCGATCGGGCAATATGAAGAAGATGCCTTAAAAAAACTCAACGAACTTTTTGAAAATCATGATACCGTCATTTTGGTGGGCGGAAGCATGATGTATGAAAAAGCGGTAATCGAAGGGCTGAATGATTTGCCGGAAGCTCACGAAGAAAATCAGAAAAAATTACATGAAATTTTTGAAACCGAAGGAATTGAAAAGCTTCAGGAGATTTTAAAAGAACTCGACCCCGAATATTTTGCGGTGGTTGATTTTCATAATCACAGAAGACTTTTACGGGCCATTGATGTTATTTGGCAGACGAATAAAAAATATTCTGAACAAATTGCGATTTCACAGGATTCCAGAGATTTTAAAACCATCAGAATCGGAATTGAAGCGCCGAGAGAAGAATTGTACGACCGGATCAACAGGAGAGTGGATATGATGATGGAGAAAGGATTGTTGGAGGAAGCAAAAAGTCTGGAAGAATTTAAAGATTTGACGGCTTTGAAAACGGTTGGCTATTCAGAATTATTCAAATATTTTGATGGTGAGTGGGACTTGGATTTTGCGGTTTCTGAAATTAAGAAAAACAGCCGAAGATACGCAAAACGTCAGTTGACGTGGTATCGAAAAGCAGATGATATTCATTATTTGCCTTTAGGATACTCCCAGGAGGATTTTGATGGGTTGATCAGGTATATTAATGAACAGACTTTGAAATAG
- a CDS encoding YicC family protein, translating into MILSMTGFGRAEDVFEGKKITIDIKSLNSKSFDLNIKIPLRYKEKEFEVRKILNDRLIRGKVDCYINIENLEETNDVKINKGLIDSYINQLREIASDGPDFEYLKMAVRLPDAITSRPDELAEGEWEALAKIVNAAIDRFEEFRKAEGKILYEELERNIQNIDKNLAEVIPFEEERISAVKERYQKTLKEFENVDETRFYQEMAYFTEKLDISEEKVRLAQHLKYYKEVMDNEDFNGKKLGFISQEIGREINTLGSKANHAQIQKLVVMMKDDLEKIKEQTLNVL; encoded by the coding sequence ATGATTTTATCAATGACCGGATTCGGCAGAGCCGAAGATGTTTTTGAAGGAAAAAAAATTACAATAGATATTAAATCACTGAACAGCAAAAGCTTTGATTTGAATATTAAAATTCCTTTGCGATATAAAGAAAAAGAATTTGAAGTAAGAAAAATTCTAAACGATAGGCTCATCCGTGGAAAAGTAGATTGCTACATCAATATTGAGAATCTTGAAGAAACCAACGATGTGAAAATCAATAAAGGATTAATTGATTCATACATCAATCAGCTTCGTGAGATTGCTTCAGACGGACCCGATTTTGAGTATCTGAAAATGGCGGTAAGACTTCCTGACGCCATTACTTCAAGACCCGATGAACTGGCGGAAGGTGAATGGGAAGCATTGGCAAAAATTGTAAATGCGGCCATTGATCGTTTTGAAGAATTCAGAAAAGCAGAAGGTAAGATCCTATACGAAGAATTAGAGAGAAACATCCAGAATATTGATAAAAACTTAGCGGAAGTCATTCCTTTTGAAGAAGAAAGAATTTCAGCGGTGAAAGAGCGTTATCAAAAAACTTTAAAAGAATTTGAAAATGTTGATGAAACTCGTTTTTATCAGGAAATGGCTTATTTCACGGAGAAGCTGGATATTTCTGAAGAAAAAGTGAGATTGGCTCAGCACTTGAAATATTATAAGGAAGTAATGGATAATGAAGATTTCAACGGAAAAAAGCTTGGCTTTATTTCTCAGGAAATCGGTCGTGAAATCAATACTTTAGGATCAAAAGCCAATCATGCACAAATCCAGAAACTGGTAGTGATGATGAAGGATGATTTGGAAAAAATTAAAGAACAGACGTTAAACGTGCTTTAA
- the gmk gene encoding guanylate kinase, with protein sequence MNKKKVIIFSAPSGSGKTTLVKHSLEIFDELQFSISCTTRQPRGSEVHAVDYHFLTPDEFRQKISEDAFVEFEEVYTDKYYGTLKSEVEKIWNQGKVVIFDVDVKGGISLKKYFGEKALSIFIEPPSIEELERRLISRNTDDAETIKTRVAKAEEEMSYADEFDKIVINTDLDEAKKEIESLIKNFIES encoded by the coding sequence TTGAACAAAAAAAAGGTTATCATATTTTCAGCACCGTCTGGAAGCGGAAAAACTACATTAGTAAAGCATTCTCTGGAAATTTTTGATGAGCTGCAGTTCTCGATCTCCTGTACAACAAGACAACCGAGAGGAAGTGAAGTTCATGCTGTAGATTATCATTTTTTAACGCCGGATGAATTCAGGCAGAAAATTTCGGAAGATGCTTTTGTAGAATTTGAAGAGGTTTATACGGATAAATATTACGGGACTTTAAAATCTGAAGTTGAAAAAATCTGGAATCAGGGAAAAGTCGTAATTTTTGATGTTGATGTGAAAGGCGGAATTTCCCTGAAAAAATATTTCGGAGAAAAAGCATTGTCGATTTTCATTGAACCTCCTTCCATTGAAGAATTGGAACGAAGATTGATTTCAAGAAATACAGACGATGCAGAAACCATCAAAACCCGTGTGGCAAAAGCTGAAGAAGAGATGTCTTACGCTGATGAATTTGACAAAATTGTCATCAATACGGATTTGGACGAAGCAAAAAAAGAAATAGAAAGTTTAATAAAAAATTTTATTGAAAGTTAA
- the nadA gene encoding quinolinate synthase NadA: MSTETLEKAKSTIPVKGFLDIKDLVIPQGEELVKAILKLKEEKNAVILAHYYQPGEIQDIADFLGDSLQLARQAKDTNADMIVFCGVHFMAEAAKILNPTKKVVLPDTMAGCSLADGCSGEGLRKMREQHPNALVATYINCNAETKAESDIIVTSSNAETVIEALPKDRPIIFAPDKNLGRYLSQKTGRDMILWDGSCIVHEAFSMERIAKQLADNPDAKLIAHPESEEAVLKLAHFIGSTSALLNYVEQDDCQKFIIATEEGILHEMRKRAPHKELIPALVFDESCNCSECFYMKRNTMEKLYLCMKYELPEILIEEELRLKALKPIEAMLDLSKTIK; encoded by the coding sequence ATGAGTACAGAAACATTAGAAAAAGCTAAATCTACCATTCCGGTAAAAGGATTTTTGGATATCAAAGATTTGGTAATTCCTCAAGGAGAAGAGCTTGTAAAGGCTATTCTTAAATTGAAAGAAGAAAAAAATGCGGTGATTTTAGCGCATTATTACCAACCCGGAGAAATCCAGGATATCGCTGATTTTCTTGGAGATTCCCTGCAATTGGCAAGACAGGCAAAAGATACCAATGCCGATATGATTGTATTCTGTGGAGTACATTTCATGGCAGAAGCTGCAAAAATTCTGAACCCGACGAAAAAGGTGGTTCTTCCCGATACCATGGCAGGATGCTCTTTGGCAGACGGGTGTTCAGGTGAAGGATTGAGAAAAATGCGCGAACAGCACCCGAATGCTTTGGTAGCCACTTACATCAATTGTAATGCGGAAACTAAAGCTGAAAGTGACATCATCGTAACCAGCTCAAACGCAGAAACCGTGATCGAAGCTTTACCAAAAGACCGACCGATTATCTTCGCTCCGGATAAAAACCTGGGAAGATATCTGTCTCAAAAAACAGGTCGCGATATGATTCTTTGGGATGGAAGCTGCATCGTTCATGAAGCATTTTCTATGGAGAGAATTGCAAAACAATTAGCCGACAATCCTGATGCAAAATTAATTGCTCACCCGGAAAGTGAAGAAGCAGTCTTAAAACTGGCTCACTTCATCGGTTCCACTTCTGCCCTGTTGAATTATGTTGAACAGGACGATTGCCAGAAATTCATCATCGCTACAGAAGAAGGAATTTTGCATGAGATGAGAAAACGTGCTCCTCATAAAGAATTAATTCCGGCTTTGGTTTTTGATGAAAGCTGTAACTGTTCAGAATGTTTCTACATGAAACGCAATACCATGGAAAAATTGTATTTATGTATGAAATATGAGCTTCCTGAGATTTTAATTGAAGAAGAACTGAGATTAAAAGCGTTGAAACCAATTGAAGCAATGCTTGACCTTTCGAAAACAATCAAATAA
- the folB gene encoding dihydroneopterin aldolase encodes MSKIYLEDLKIYAYHGVLPEENIIGTYYILNLEIHTDLWKAAESDDLNDTISYADINQIIHDEMKIKSKLLEHVAGRIISRIHEQFSQIDYIKLKITKTAPPMQGEMKGASIELEQSFKPVS; translated from the coding sequence ATGAGCAAAATATATCTTGAAGATTTAAAAATCTATGCCTATCATGGGGTACTTCCCGAAGAAAATATCATCGGAACGTATTATATTTTAAATCTCGAAATTCATACCGATCTTTGGAAAGCTGCAGAATCAGATGATTTGAATGATACCATCAGCTATGCAGATATCAACCAAATCATCCATGACGAGATGAAAATCAAATCCAAATTATTGGAACATGTGGCTGGGAGAATCATTTCCAGGATTCATGAACAATTTTCACAGATTGATTATATTAAATTAAAAATCACCAAAACAGCTCCACCAATGCAAGGTGAAATGAAAGGCGCGAGTATTGAACTGGAACAAAGCTTTAAACCTGTAAGTTAA
- a CDS encoding DUF4403 family protein translates to MKFIKIFFLIITINLFGQNNVGNQAVAYNFPKIKSNVTMPVTIPLSEISNMINASVKELIYQDDSYTDNNNDQFKVKVWKTRPIRLVSGINNNLLIEVPLKIWAEKGIGTLGIYTYQNTTFETVMSFNTTLNFQNNWTIATSTKPNGFRWVTKPVLDFGRIQIPITSLVEKNLKEQQEKFCKTIDQQMAAQLNFQQYVVMAWNAFSQPFNISEEYKTWLKVSPITVNITPLKFYANQINTNIGIDIYSETFTGTKPEASQPIKTASNFNFSPKLSDNFILQTTANIPYTEASNIARKTFLNKEFDVRDSKVKITDIRVYGIDDRIMIEAQTEGYIKGTCIISGTPVYDEIKRKIVLSETKFKLKTSNILHKTASLLFQGKIVKMIEEEYGIPTEDLENSSKKSIEEAFNKEYYKGLKMSGRVFNLKPTKILLTSSAITAVIDTNASLKLSLSGI, encoded by the coding sequence TTGAAGTTCATCAAAATATTTTTTCTGATTATTACCATCAACCTATTTGGGCAAAACAATGTGGGTAACCAGGCTGTAGCTTACAATTTTCCGAAGATAAAATCCAATGTTACCATGCCGGTAACGATTCCTCTTTCGGAAATCAGCAACATGATTAATGCCTCCGTAAAAGAGCTTATCTATCAGGATGATTCTTATACGGACAACAATAACGACCAGTTCAAGGTAAAAGTATGGAAAACCAGGCCTATCCGGTTAGTCAGCGGAATCAACAATAACCTTTTAATAGAAGTTCCTTTAAAAATCTGGGCAGAAAAAGGCATCGGAACATTAGGTATTTACACTTATCAAAACACAACCTTTGAAACAGTAATGTCTTTTAATACTACTTTGAATTTTCAAAACAACTGGACAATTGCTACCAGTACAAAGCCGAACGGTTTCAGATGGGTAACGAAGCCGGTTTTAGACTTTGGAAGAATTCAGATTCCTATTACTTCTTTAGTAGAAAAAAACCTGAAAGAACAACAGGAAAAATTCTGCAAAACCATTGACCAGCAAATGGCAGCACAACTGAATTTTCAGCAGTATGTAGTAATGGCCTGGAACGCTTTTTCACAGCCTTTCAATATTTCGGAAGAATATAAGACCTGGTTGAAAGTTTCTCCCATCACTGTAAATATTACTCCGCTGAAATTTTATGCCAATCAGATTAACACGAATATTGGCATTGATATTTATTCAGAAACGTTTACAGGCACCAAGCCGGAAGCTTCACAACCTATAAAAACAGCTTCAAATTTTAATTTTTCCCCTAAGCTCTCCGATAATTTTATATTGCAGACAACCGCCAACATTCCTTATACAGAAGCCAGTAATATCGCAAGAAAAACATTTTTGAATAAAGAATTTGACGTAAGAGATTCAAAAGTCAAAATTACCGATATCAGAGTATATGGAATCGATGACAGGATTATGATCGAGGCTCAAACTGAAGGATATATAAAAGGAACCTGCATTATTTCGGGAACTCCCGTATATGATGAAATAAAAAGAAAAATTGTGCTTTCGGAAACCAAATTCAAACTTAAAACCTCCAATATTTTACATAAAACCGCTTCTCTTCTGTTCCAGGGAAAAATTGTAAAAATGATTGAAGAAGAATACGGTATTCCTACGGAAGACCTGGAAAACAGTTCTAAAAAAAGCATTGAAGAGGCTTTTAACAAAGAATATTATAAAGGACTAAAAATGAGCGGAAGGGTCTTTAACCTGAAACCCACCAAAATACTTTTAACATCATCTGCTATTACGGCAGTTATTGACACCAACGCTTCTTTAAAATTATCTCTTTCGGGAATTTGA
- a CDS encoding YMGG-like glycine zipper-containing protein, whose translation MKKVVLTSFLSIFLLTACKKDNQVAEKSLEQQKIEFQMRQLEIEKQKLAIEKEKMAYEAQKQADSIVEAKKAKEATSNNSKPEVIRETKTIYRDRESSGSNGTYANNGTTASQGTTQKKGMSKAAKGTIIGAVGGAAAGAIIAKKNRGLGAVIGGVVGGATGYTIGRAGDRKDGRVQPEQ comes from the coding sequence ATGAAAAAGGTAGTATTAACAAGCTTTTTGTCGATATTTTTACTGACAGCTTGTAAAAAAGATAATCAAGTAGCCGAAAAATCTTTGGAACAGCAAAAAATTGAATTCCAGATGAGACAGCTGGAAATTGAAAAACAGAAATTGGCTATTGAAAAAGAAAAAATGGCTTACGAAGCTCAAAAACAAGCAGACAGCATTGTTGAAGCTAAAAAAGCAAAAGAAGCCACTTCAAATAATTCAAAACCAGAAGTAATAAGAGAAACAAAAACCATATATAGAGACAGAGAAAGCTCAGGCTCAAACGGAACTTATGCTAATAACGGAACTACCGCTTCACAGGGGACTACTCAGAAAAAAGGAATGAGCAAAGCCGCGAAAGGAACAATCATTGGTGCAGTGGGTGGTGCAGCAGCGGGTGCCATTATCGCTAAGAAAAACAGAGGACTTGGAGCCGTAATCGGAGGAGTTGTAGGAGGTGCGACAGGTTATACTATCGGTAGAGCCGGCGACAGAAAAGATGGTCGAGTTCAGCCAGAACAATAA
- a CDS encoding LIC_10190 family membrane protein yields the protein MISILLSTLLIIPALIGWGKFLENLFNSLFKGISGKIICGILGISLVWTILSFFIPLNIYVEIPTLALGLAYFFKDKLYQEFSIFSKKDSLLISLISFIIIFCGSFYPFILDHFGYYVPTIQWLTEFGLMKGISNLDLTLGQMSIWHIFQAGFSNFSDPFLRINSILLIIYTLYIVEKKSWIHLCFLPVLLVFSQSPSPDLPVIIFSLLILNEILQQNKNVSFIFIYSVFVFAIKPTMIWLPVLSFLYSLFIIKSNLKSLIPGILVLILFFFKNIYTFGYPVFPIAVGNMGISWVPNPEILRNSSQYAIQKTYDMQYSYPAIKQFSTSDYIINWLFLNGIKSAINILFILSLMAFSVFAFIKRNKIIRLICISVLIKSILVISFSAQYRFFIDVFFVIIFVIFIPYFNKKRSIAVFSVFTLFFMSLLSFPNLLKNHLPSFSLGSAMGEFTAAQFYEPSTYEATEFNIFKVGNLKFNISKKYPFNFKTPPPSISEGYIFENKKAGIFPQLIDEKNMKKGFIWKTMNSEEKKEAQNVINSINSSYQQK from the coding sequence ATGATTTCTATTTTACTTTCAACCCTCTTAATCATTCCGGCTTTAATCGGTTGGGGGAAATTTTTGGAAAATCTTTTCAATTCCCTGTTCAAAGGAATTTCAGGAAAGATAATATGTGGTATTTTAGGAATCAGCTTGGTTTGGACAATTTTATCTTTTTTTATTCCTCTAAATATATATGTGGAAATTCCAACCCTTGCATTGGGTCTAGCATATTTCTTTAAAGATAAATTGTATCAGGAATTCAGCATATTTTCAAAAAAAGATTCTTTATTAATTTCACTCATTTCATTCATCATTATATTCTGCGGATCTTTCTATCCTTTTATTCTGGATCACTTTGGGTATTATGTTCCTACAATACAATGGCTAACAGAATTTGGCTTAATGAAAGGAATTTCAAACCTTGATCTTACTCTTGGACAAATGTCGATCTGGCACATTTTCCAGGCAGGGTTTTCAAATTTCTCTGATCCTTTCTTGAGAATCAATTCAATTCTGTTAATTATTTATACCTTATATATTGTAGAAAAGAAAAGCTGGATTCATTTATGCTTTCTTCCCGTTTTATTAGTATTCTCCCAATCTCCAAGCCCTGATTTACCGGTAATTATTTTTTCACTGCTTATTTTAAACGAAATTTTACAGCAAAACAAAAACGTTTCCTTTATATTCATTTATTCCGTGTTCGTTTTTGCGATAAAGCCAACGATGATATGGCTTCCGGTTTTAAGCTTTCTCTATTCCTTATTTATAATTAAATCAAACTTAAAAAGTTTAATTCCGGGAATTTTAGTTCTTATCCTATTCTTTTTTAAGAACATATATACTTTCGGTTACCCGGTTTTCCCTATTGCTGTAGGAAACATGGGTATTAGCTGGGTTCCTAATCCGGAAATCTTAAGAAACTCATCCCAATATGCTATTCAAAAAACATATGATATGCAGTATTCTTACCCGGCAATCAAACAATTTTCCACGTCTGATTATATCATAAACTGGCTGTTTTTAAATGGAATAAAATCAGCGATCAATATCCTTTTCATTTTGAGTTTAATGGCATTCTCGGTTTTCGCATTTATCAAAAGGAATAAAATTATCCGTTTAATTTGTATTTCAGTCCTTATTAAAAGCATCTTAGTGATTTCGTTTTCAGCCCAGTACAGGTTTTTTATAGATGTATTTTTTGTAATTATTTTTGTGATTTTCATTCCTTACTTCAATAAAAAAAGATCAATCGCTGTTTTTTCTGTCTTCACCCTGTTTTTCATGAGCCTTTTATCATTTCCCAATCTTCTTAAAAATCATTTACCTAGTTTTAGTTTGGGAAGCGCTATGGGAGAATTTACAGCAGCTCAGTTTTATGAACCTTCAACTTATGAAGCTACAGAATTCAACATTTTCAAAGTCGGAAATTTAAAATTCAATATTTCAAAAAAATACCCTTTCAATTTTAAAACTCCGCCTCCTTCTATTTCAGAAGGTTACATTTTTGAAAATAAGAAAGCCGGCATCTTCCCTCAACTGATTGATGAAAAAAACATGAAAAAGGGATTCATCTGGAAAACAATGAATTCAGAAGAAAAAAAAGAAGCTCAAAACGTGATCAATTCTATCAACAGTTCATATCAACAGAAGTAA